A window of Campylobacter cuniculorum DSM 23162 = LMG 24588 contains these coding sequences:
- the rimP gene encoding ribosome maturation factor RimP produces the protein MNLEALCKEAGVKLYDTELTKENGKKIYRIFIFKDGGVNLDDCARLSEILSPIFDVEDPFDEEYFLEISSPGLERKLQTLDHFSKSIGEKVKISTKDNEKIQGEILAVKDSCIFLRTGQAQTISLEFHNIKKAKTFVEWKN, from the coding sequence ATGAATCTTGAAGCCCTATGCAAAGAAGCTGGAGTAAAACTCTATGATACAGAGCTTACAAAGGAAAATGGTAAAAAAATTTATCGTATTTTTATCTTTAAAGATGGGGGAGTGAATTTAGATGATTGTGCGAGATTGAGTGAAATTCTCTCGCCCATTTTTGATGTGGAAGATCCTTTTGATGAGGAATATTTTTTAGAAATTTCATCTCCGGGACTTGAGAGAAAACTTCAAACTTTAGACCATTTTTCTAAAAGCATAGGAGAAAAGGTAAAGATTAGCACAAAAGACAATGAAAAAATTCAAGGTGAAATTTTAGCCGTTAAAGATTCTTGTATCTTTTTAAGAACCGGACAAGCTCAAACAATTTCTTTAGAATTCCACAATATCAAAAAAGCAAAAACCTTTGTAGAATGGAAAAATTGA